A genomic window from Equus asinus isolate D_3611 breed Donkey chromosome 25, EquAss-T2T_v2, whole genome shotgun sequence includes:
- the CERS2 gene encoding ceramide synthase 2 translates to MLQTLYDYFWWERLWLPVNLTWADLEDRDGRVYAKASDLYVTLPLALLFLIVRYFFELYVATPLAALLNVKEKTRLRAPPNPTLEHFYLTSGKQPKQAEVELLSRRSGLSGRQVERWFRRRRNQDRPSLLKKFREASWRFTFYLIAFIAGMAVIVDKPWFYDMKKVWEGYPIQSTIPSQYWYYMIELSFYWSLLFSIASDVKRKDFKEQIIHHVATIILISFSWFANYIRAGTLIMALHDSSDYLLESAKMFNYAGWKNTCNNIFIVFAIVFIITRLVILPFWILHCTVVYPLELYPAFFGYYFFNSMMGVLQLLHIFWAYLILRMAHKFITGKLVEDERSDREETESSEGDEAAAGGGAKSRPLANGHPILNNNHRKND, encoded by the exons ATGCTCCAGACCTTGTATGACTACTTCTGGTGGGAACGGCTGTGGCTGCCTGTGAACTTAACCTGGGCTGATCTAGAAGACCGAGATGGACGTGTCTATGCCAAAGCCTCAGATCTCtatgtcacactacccctggccTTGCTCTTCCTCATCGTTCGATACTTCTTTGAGCT TTATGTGGCAACACCACTGGCTGCCCTCCTGAACGTAAAGGAGAAAACTCGGCTGCGGGCACCACCCAACCCCACCTTGGAGCATTTCTACCTGACCAGCGGAAAGCAGCCCAAACAA GCGGAGGTAGAGCTTTTGTCACGGCGGAGTGGGCTCTCTGGCCGCCAGGTAGAGCGCTGGTTCCGCCGCCGCCGCAACCAGGACCGGCCTAGTCTCCTCAAGAAGTTCCGGGAAGCCAG CTGGAGATTCACATTTTACCTGATTGCTTTCATTGCCGGCATGGCCGTCATTGTGGAT AAACCGTGGTTCTATGACATGAAGAAAGTTTGGGAGGGATATCCCATACAG aGCACCATCCCTTCCCAGTATTGGTACTATATGATTGAACTCTCTTTCTACTGGTCCCTGCTCTTCAGCATTGCCTCTGATGTCAAGCGAAAG GATTTCAAGGAACAGATCATCCACCATGTGGCCACCATCATCCTTATCAGCTTCTCCTGGTTTGCCAATTACATCCGCGCGGGGACTCTCATCATGGCTCTGCATGACTCTTCAGATTACCTCCTAGAG TCAGCCAAGATGTTTAACTATGCGGGATGGAAAAACACCTGCAACAACATCTTCATCGTCTTCGCCATTGTCTTCATCATCACCCGACTGGTCATCCTGCCCTTCTG GATCCTGCATTGCACCGTGGTGTACCCGCTGGAGCTCTATCCTGCCTTCTTTGGCTATTACTTCTTCAATTCCATGATGGGAGTGCTACAGCTGCTGCATATCTTCTGGGCCTACCTCATTTTGCGCATGGCCCACAAGTTCATAACTGGAAAG CTGGTAGAAGATGAACGCAGTGACCGGGAAGAAACAGAGAGCTCAGAGGGGGATGAGGCTGCAGCTGGGGGAGGAGCAAAGAGCCGGCCCCTAGCCAACGGCCACCCCATCCTCAATAACAACCATCGTAAGAATGACTGA
- the ANXA9 gene encoding annexin A9 isoform X1, whose amino-acid sequence MTHLASLLAPLGTHVPARTHTHSSEIAPTDLKSPAGNSKGEGQAAAHCTMSVTSGKTGPSLTQEILSHLGLASKTAAWGTLGTLRTFLSFNADKDVQRLLRAIAGQGVDSSAIVDVLTNRSREQRQLISRGFQERTQQDLLQSLQAALSGSLERIVVALLQPAARFDAQQLRTALKDSSSAEDVAMEILATRTPPQLQECLAFYKHDFQMEAEEDIKSKTSGILQDLLLALAKGRRESYCGIIDYNLAEQDVQALKRAEGPSTKGTWVLVFTQRNPEHLVRVFHQYQRDTGHELEKTVRHRFHRDAQGPLLSLASVIRNTPLYFADKLHRALQETEPNYQVLMRILVSRSETDLLSIRAEFKKKFGKSLYSSLQDAVKGDCRSALLALCRAEDI is encoded by the exons ATGACACACCTTGCCTCACTCCTAGCGCCTCTGG GCACCCATGTACCCGCAAGAACACACACTCACAGCTCAGAGATTGCACCCACTGACCTCAAGAGCCCAGCTGGAAACTCCAAGGGTGAAGGGCAGGCAGCAG cccatTGCACCATGTCTGTGACCAGTGGGAAGACTGGACCATCCCTGACCCAGGAGATCCTCAGCCACCTGGGCCTTGCCAGCAAG ACTGCAGCTTGGGGAACCCTGGGCACCCTCAGGACATTCTTGAGTTTCAATGCAGACAAGGACGTGCAGAGGCTGCTGAGGGCCATTGCAGGCCAAG GTGTGGACAGCAGTGCCATTGTGGACGTGCTGACCAATCGGAGCAGAGAGCAAAGGCAGCTCATCTCTCGAGGCTTCCAGGAGCGCACCCAACAG GACCTGCTGCAGTCCCTGCAGGCAGCCCTCTCCGGCTCCCTCGAGAGGATTGTGGTGGCTCTGCTGCAGCCTGCAGCCCGTTTCGATGCCCAGCAATTGAGGACAGCCTTGAAG GACTCAAGTTCTGCTGAGGATGTGGCCATGGAAATTCTTGCCACCCGAACCCCACCCCAGCTGCAAGAGTGCCTGGCGTTCTACAAACACG ATTTCCAGATGGAGGCCGAGGAGGACATCAAATCTAAAACCAGTGGCATCTTGCAGGACCTGCTCCTGGCCCTGGCCAAG GGGCGCCGTGAGAGCTACTGTGGAATCATTGACTATAACCTGGCAGAACAGGATGTCCAG GCATTAAAGCGGGCTGAAGGACCCAGCACAAAGGGGACGTGGGTCCTCGTCTTCACCCAGAGAAATCCTGAGCACCTCGTCCGAG TGTTCCATCAGTACCAGCGGGACACGGGGCACGAGCTGGAGAAGACTGTCCGGCATCGTTTCCACAGGGATGCGCAGGGGCCTCTGCTCAGCCTAG CCTCAGTGATCAGGAACACACCGCTGTACTTTGCTGATAAACTTCACCGAGCCCTCCAG GAAACTGAGCCCAATTACCAAGTCCTGATGCGTATCCTTGTCTCTCGAAGTGAGACTGACCTTCTAAGCATCCGAGCTGAGTTCAAAAAGAAATTTGGGAAGTCCCTCTACTCTTCCCTCCAG GATGCAGTGAAAGGGGACTGCCGGTCAGCCCTACTAGCCCTATGCAGGGCTGAAGACATTTGA
- the ANXA9 gene encoding annexin A9 isoform X2, which translates to MTHLASLLAPLGTHVPARTHTHSSEIAPTDLKSPAGNSKGEGQAAAHCTMSVTSGKTGPSLTQEILSHLGLASKDLLQSLQAALSGSLERIVVALLQPAARFDAQQLRTALKDSSSAEDVAMEILATRTPPQLQECLAFYKHDFQMEAEEDIKSKTSGILQDLLLALAKGRRESYCGIIDYNLAEQDVQALKRAEGPSTKGTWVLVFTQRNPEHLVRVFHQYQRDTGHELEKTVRHRFHRDAQGPLLSLASVIRNTPLYFADKLHRALQETEPNYQVLMRILVSRSETDLLSIRAEFKKKFGKSLYSSLQDAVKGDCRSALLALCRAEDI; encoded by the exons ATGACACACCTTGCCTCACTCCTAGCGCCTCTGG GCACCCATGTACCCGCAAGAACACACACTCACAGCTCAGAGATTGCACCCACTGACCTCAAGAGCCCAGCTGGAAACTCCAAGGGTGAAGGGCAGGCAGCAG cccatTGCACCATGTCTGTGACCAGTGGGAAGACTGGACCATCCCTGACCCAGGAGATCCTCAGCCACCTGGGCCTTGCCAGCAAG GACCTGCTGCAGTCCCTGCAGGCAGCCCTCTCCGGCTCCCTCGAGAGGATTGTGGTGGCTCTGCTGCAGCCTGCAGCCCGTTTCGATGCCCAGCAATTGAGGACAGCCTTGAAG GACTCAAGTTCTGCTGAGGATGTGGCCATGGAAATTCTTGCCACCCGAACCCCACCCCAGCTGCAAGAGTGCCTGGCGTTCTACAAACACG ATTTCCAGATGGAGGCCGAGGAGGACATCAAATCTAAAACCAGTGGCATCTTGCAGGACCTGCTCCTGGCCCTGGCCAAG GGGCGCCGTGAGAGCTACTGTGGAATCATTGACTATAACCTGGCAGAACAGGATGTCCAG GCATTAAAGCGGGCTGAAGGACCCAGCACAAAGGGGACGTGGGTCCTCGTCTTCACCCAGAGAAATCCTGAGCACCTCGTCCGAG TGTTCCATCAGTACCAGCGGGACACGGGGCACGAGCTGGAGAAGACTGTCCGGCATCGTTTCCACAGGGATGCGCAGGGGCCTCTGCTCAGCCTAG CCTCAGTGATCAGGAACACACCGCTGTACTTTGCTGATAAACTTCACCGAGCCCTCCAG GAAACTGAGCCCAATTACCAAGTCCTGATGCGTATCCTTGTCTCTCGAAGTGAGACTGACCTTCTAAGCATCCGAGCTGAGTTCAAAAAGAAATTTGGGAAGTCCCTCTACTCTTCCCTCCAG GATGCAGTGAAAGGGGACTGCCGGTCAGCCCTACTAGCCCTATGCAGGGCTGAAGACATTTGA